A stretch of DNA from Desulfosarcina ovata subsp. ovata:
TTTTTTTCTGGTTCGGCGCATGCGGGCGGAAGGCAAATCCCTTCGTGAGATGTTGAAAAATCCCATGTTCAGCGGGCGATCCGTGGAGGTGAGTCTGCTGGGTGGAATGGCCACCGTCAAGTTGGGCCAACCGTCTCAACCCCCGGCCATTGGCCATGACACGGCAATAGACATTCCCCGCCTTGAAGATCCGGAAACTTCCCGCAGTCGGGAGGTCTCGCAGCTGGCGGAACTGGCCCGACTGCTGGAAAAAGACCTTATTACCGTTGAAGAGTTTGATCAGGCCAAGCGGCGCCTGTTGAATCAATAAGCTACGGTTGCCGGTTTCTTTGTCCGACGTGCGTATGAACCTGTTTTCATGATGGCAACCGCAGGCCTGTCACTGCTTTCAGATGCGCCGGTACTTCAGTGTCCGTTCGGGCAGCGTAGGCGGCTGCATGGTCTGGATGGTGCTTGGGGATTCGAAGAATCCGCCAAACCGGTCAGTTGGCCTGCGTTTGGCTCAACGGCGGCCAACCTTGGCGAAAGGATCGAAGAGATGCAGAAAAAAAATATCGCCTTGATTTTCGGTGGGATTTCATCCGAACGGGAGGTTTCGCTGAACAGCGGCAAGCAGGTTTACGAAGCACTGGATAAAGAAAAATATACCGTCTTGACCTATGATCCCCGGTCGGAC
This window harbors:
- a CDS encoding SHOCT domain-containing protein, translated to MFGKKKEGDGLVKSVMLAYFILALHVLLIAGMAILVLFFRGMVNYMLWIVLGGIAIVGISAFFLVRRMRAEGKSLREMLKNPMFSGRSVEVSLLGGMATVKLGQPSQPPAIGHDTAIDIPRLEDPETSRSREVSQLAELARLLEKDLITVEEFDQAKRRLLNQ